TTCTTAATGTTAAGACTTGAGTATCAACTGATCGGGGCCCTCCACTGAATGGGGGCCAAGCCATTCTAAGAAGCTCTTGACGGCTTCTTACCATGCCTGGGGGCATCAGAAGGGCACAGAGTAGGGCAAACTCCCTAGGGCTTAGTTCTACAGGCTTTTCACTAAGAGTTACCTGTCTTAAAAGAAGGTGAACTTCCAAAGGCCCAACCTCAACTTTCTCTTGTAATCCTATTCTTCCTCTTTTTAAAAGTGTTCTACATCTTGCTGCTAGCTCTTCTAATCCAAATGGTTTCCTGAGAACGTCATCAGCTCCTTCATCTAAAAGGTTAACTAGTGCTTCAACACCTGATCTTGCCGTTAAGACAATTACAGAAGACCCCAATTGTTGAGCTAGTCGCATCGCAGTATTCTGCTCAAGAATTTCTGCACTTACTAAAAGGTCAGGAGATTGTTCCCGACATAAATCAACAGCTTCTGCAGCTGATCCAACTGCTGCAGCAAGGTGACCATCTTGACGTAGTCTTTGTACAAGTACAGTTCTTAGTGTGGGGTGAGGTTCAACAACAAGAACTCTTGAAGGAGTTTGAGAGCTCGTAGTCATTTGTGAACTACCAGGGGTTGAAGCTAAGATTTGCTCAGTTGATTGCATTCTTAATTTACTGTTGGGCCAGGCAATTAGTTATCATCCTTAATAAGGTATAACAGATGCTAAATAAAAATCAG
The Prochlorococcus marinus str. GP2 genome window above contains:
- a CDS encoding response regulator transcription factor gives rise to the protein MQSTEQILASTPGSSQMTTSSQTPSRVLVVEPHPTLRTVLVQRLRQDGHLAAAVGSAAEAVDLCREQSPDLLVSAEILEQNTAMRLAQQLGSSVIVLTARSGVEALVNLLDEGADDVLRKPFGLEELAARCRTLLKRGRIGLQEKVEVGPLEVHLLLRQVTLSEKPVELSPREFALLCALLMPPGMVRSRQELLRMAWPPFSGGPRSVDTQVLTLRRKLEQAGLGEGGGITTVRQQGYRFSIDNI